In the genome of Equus przewalskii isolate Varuska chromosome 29, EquPr2, whole genome shotgun sequence, the window catttagtcctcgtACCAACCATATGGGCAGAATACagttttaatcctcattttactgatgaggaactgagggaagcacagagaggttaagaaacttgcccgaGGAAATCAGCTCATCAGTGGTGGTGCCAGGATTCAGGTATGGCTGAAAGTCCATCCCTTGTGGTGAAGTTCTCTTACAGGTGCTTTACATGTGTCCTCTCGCCCAGTCCTCAAAATAACCCTGTGTGGTGGGTCCTGCTGACATAGTAtcgtcatctccattttacacaggaggaagCTGATGCTCAGAGGGGTGAAGCAGTTTGCCCAGGATCTGGCAAGTTaattggcagagccaggattcaagcccTAGCCCTTCAGCATCTCCTGTACTTGCTCAGGAGGGGGAAGCAAGGGGCTGGGGTCTATCCTAGCCGTGCCACTAAGTCAGAGTGTGACCTTGGGGGTCCCTGAGACCTAGATTAAGAACCTGAACTTTAGAGAGTCTCTCTAGGCCCTTCTCACATTTAATTCTGATTctagccttctcttttttccccttctgtttaTAGCGTGACGCCCAGCCCCTGCCAGTCCCCCATGGCCCCATGGAGCCGCGAGGCAGTGCTGAGCCTCTACCGGGCTCTGCTGCGCCAGGGCCGAGAGCTTCGCTACACTGACCGAGACTTCTACCTGGCCTCCATCCGCCGTGAGTTCAGGAAAAATCAGAAGCTAGAGGATCCTGAGGCCCGGGAGAGGCAGCTGGAAAAAGGCCTGGTCTTCCTCCACAGCAAACTCGGGGGGATTATTTAGgaccctctcctttcccctcccttcctgatTCCGAGGGAAAGAGGACAAAGGTGCCTTCCGTAGACACTcctgctctctccccacccctcacagATGCAGTGAGAAGCCTCAGGTAGGTCCACCCTTTTCCCATAGGTTTCATTTTTTCTGATGCAGGGGACCAGGGGAGGGAGACCCTTTCCTTTTAGTGACCAAAGTCCTTTAGTCACTGGA includes:
- the MIURF gene encoding mitochondrial ribosome and complex I assembly factor AltMIEF1 — encoded protein: MAPWSREAVLSLYRALLRQGRELRYTDRDFYLASIRREFRKNQKLEDPEARERQLEKGLVFLHSKLGGII